The following coding sequences are from one Melanotaenia boesemani isolate fMelBoe1 chromosome 19, fMelBoe1.pri, whole genome shotgun sequence window:
- the LOC121629601 gene encoding zinc finger BED domain-containing protein 4-like: MLQSLMEQKRALGIYGSEHQLPDNLTAHQWALLEKTVSVLAPFEELTRKVSSSDSLASDTIPAVTVLLRLLNRETDEDHGIKTMKATLAAAVKRRFIDTEKNPLYCISTLLDPRYKDRFFSDISGAAGAKEMLKLELQRMSKREAEEEHGEPPPRKPRKAQPSSSLDSVFEEIADEQESTSVCCAPVGAAIQLETYLGETTTAREENPLQYWGVNKVRFPALAQVSQRYLSAPCSSVESERLFSSVSHIVDENRNRLTADNTEKLLFIKKNLPLTF, translated from the exons ATGTTGCAGTCTCTCATGGAGCAGAAGAGGGCTCTGGGAATATACGGGTCTGAACACCAGCTTCCCGACAATCTCACCGCTCACCAGTGGGCGCTTTTGGAAAAgactgtttctgtcctggctcCATTTGAGGAGTTGACGCGAAAAGTGAGTTCCTCAGATTCATTGGCATCGGATACCATTCCTGCTGTGACTGTGCTTCTCAGACTCTTAAACAGAGAAACGGACGAGGATCATGGCATCAAAACAATGAAGGCCACCTTAGCTGCAGCTGTCAAGAGGCGCTTCATTGACACAGAGAAAAACCCACTCTACTGCATCTCTACTCTACTTGATCCAAG ATACAAAGATCGTTTTTTCTCAGACATCAGTGGTGCTGCAGGGGCCAAGGAAATGCTGAAGCTGGAGCTGCAGAGGATGTCGAaaagagaggcagaggaagaaCATGGCGAGCCACCTCCCAGGAAGCCTCGCAAGGCACAACCCAGCAGCAGTCTGGACAGTGTGTTTGAAGAAATAGCAGATgagcaagagtcaacatcagtgTGCTGTGCACCGGTGGGTGCTGCTATTCAGTTGGAGACCTACCTTGGAGAAACCACAACTGCACGTGAAGAAAATCCGCTACAGTACTGGGGGGTTAATAAAGTGCGGTTCCCCGCTTTGGCTCAAGTATCACAGAGATACCTCTCAGCACCATGCAGCAGTGTGGAAAGTGAGAGGCTTTTTAGCTCAGTGTCTCACATTGTAGATGAAAACCGGAATAGGTTAACAGCTGACAATACAGAAAAGctacttttcattaaaaaaaatctgcctctcactttttaa